The DNA region TCGGATGGATGGTTTTGATCGCCGCCGACATGTTGGCTCAGAACCCCGGTCTCGGAAAATTCGTTTGGGATGAGTTCCAAAACGGATCGTCGCTGACGTACGCACGCATTGCGTTCAGTGTGATCGTGATTGGCGTGATCGGCTTGGTGCTTGACCGAACGATGATCTGCTTGCGAAACCTGGTCAGCTTCGGGAATAGCGCGGCGGCATGATCGATTCCTTACACGGACGTCAGCTTTCAACTTCCTGTCTCCACACAGGTGGATCTGAGCAATTGCCACGGATGGCTTTTTCAAATACTTCGCCCGCTTGAGGACTAAAAATGAGTGTTGCCATCCGACCGAACCCGTCGATTCAGACTCGCGTTCAAGCAAATCCGCCTCAACCGGTTCTACGGATGCAAAGTGTTTGCAAGGGCTACGGTGCGGGCGCGACGCGCAGCGAAGTTTTGACGAACATCAACTTGAATGTTCGTGAGGGAGAGTTTTTGGCGGTTGTCGGTTTCTCGGGAAGCGGCAAGTCAACCTTCATGAAGCTGTTGGCCGGACTCGAATCGGCAGACAGCGGTGTGATCGAAATGGATGGGACGCCCATTGCCGGTCCCGGTCCGGAACGCGGCCTCGTCTTCCAAAACTATTCGCTGCTGCCATGGTTGACGGTTCGCGGAAACATTTCGTTATCGGTCGACAGCGTCTTTCGCCACTGGGGTAAAGGCGAACGCCGAGACCACGTGGAAAAGTTCATCGAGATGGTCGGGCTCGCGCACGCCGCCCATCGTCGACCGCACGAATTGTCGGGTGGGATGCGACAACGCGTATCGCTTGCCCGAACGCTGGCGATGAAACCCAAGATTCTGTTGCTCGACGAACCGTTGTCGGCACTGGACGCGTTGACTCGCTGCGTCCTGCAGGAAGAAATCCTGAAGATTTGGGAAGAGGAGCGGCAAACATGCGTGATGATCACTAACGATGTCGACGAAGCCATCCTGGTCGCCGACCGCATCGTCCCTCTCAATCCTGGCCCCAATGCTTCACTTGGACCGGCCTTCACGGTCGAGCTTGATCGCCCCCGACGCGCAACCGAACTGAACTCGAATCCACACTTCCGCGGCCTGCGAAATGCGGTCACGAACTACCTGGTTGCGGTTCGTCAAAAGAGTCGTGACGACGAAGCCGCTAAGTCCGTGGTGCCGAAAATCGAGTTACCCAATCTGCAACCACGCAGTCTAGCGCTGCCGCGAAAAGCGACCATGAATTCACCCTTAGTAAGCAAATAAAGGCTTGATCGTATGGCGGGATACGTCGAAATGTATCGTCTCGGAAAAACTTACGACACGCCCAATGGGCCTGCCGTAATTGTCGAAGACTTCAATCTCAACATGACCCTGGGTGAATATGTTTGCCTACTCGGGCATTCGGGTTGCGGCAAGTCAACGGTACTGTCGATGGTTGCCGGTTTGAATCCGATCTCTGAAGGCGGCATCGTCGTTGCCAACCACGAAATCGAAGGTCCAGGACCTGATCGAGGTGTTGTTTTTCAGTCGCCTTGCTTGATGCCTTGGATGACCGCGATGGACAACGTGATGCTGGGCGTCAATCAAGTCTATCCGCACGGCACGAAAGCGGAAAAACGCGACATCGCGGCCTATTACTTGACGCTTGTCGGTCTCGGAAGCTCCTTGACGAAACGTGCAAGCGAGTTGAGTCAGGGTATGCAGCAACGCGTCGGAATCGCTCGTGCGTTTGCCTTGAAGCCCAAGATGCTTTTGCTAGACGAACCCTTCGGAATGCTGGATTCGCTCACCCGCATGGAGCTTCAAGAGATTCTTTTGGAGATCCTTTCACGCGACAAAATCACGACTCTGATGATCACCCACGATGTGGACGAAGCTCTGTTCATGAGCGACCGTGTCGTGATGATGACCAACGGTCCGCGGGCAAGCGTCGGAAAGATCTTTGATGTCCCGTTCGACCGCCCACGAGTCCGCGCCGATGTAATCGATCATCCCGACTACTACGACTACCGAGCCGACATGATCGGATTCTTGGAAGAACAAGACCACAAGAAAATGAAAGAGAACGCTGCGAAGCTCGAGGCGGCCAAAGAGTTGCAGGAGCAGTCATGATCGCGCAGACCGACATTTTGACAAAGTCACTGCTAGTCGATCTTCGTACGTTCCAGGTACGTGATGGGCGAATCGTTGACCATGATGACGGTTGCTGTGCGCGGCTGGCATCGAAGTCCATTGCGACTGGCATGGCTGAAGTCCTAGTCGGTATCGATGGTGAAGATGACTTTGGTGGTGCCGTCTCGATTCCGATTTATCGCGGTGGCGAGATTGTTAGCACGGTCGTCATGGCGATCGCGCCCAAGTCGGCCGGCGTTGGCGTTTTCGAAATCTGGGAACCCGTCGAACCGTACGAGGAAGTTCGCTTGCGAGGCGGATACTTTGCCAGTCTCGAACGGTTTTCGAATGTCAGTTCGTATGTGCGGTTCGAAAAAGGAAACGGTCTTCCAGGTCAAGTTTGGTCGCTTGGAAAGGGGATCATTCACGACAACCTTCCCGAGCATCCCGGGTTCCTGCGTGCCGCCGGCGCGTCGGCCGGTTTGTTGCAAACGGCAATCGGAGTCCCCGTGCTTAGCGAGAATCTGATGTCGGCTGTCGTGCTGATCAGTTCTG from Rubripirellula tenax includes:
- a CDS encoding ABC transporter ATP-binding protein → MSVAIRPNPSIQTRVQANPPQPVLRMQSVCKGYGAGATRSEVLTNINLNVREGEFLAVVGFSGSGKSTFMKLLAGLESADSGVIEMDGTPIAGPGPERGLVFQNYSLLPWLTVRGNISLSVDSVFRHWGKGERRDHVEKFIEMVGLAHAAHRRPHELSGGMRQRVSLARTLAMKPKILLLDEPLSALDALTRCVLQEEILKIWEEERQTCVMITNDVDEAILVADRIVPLNPGPNASLGPAFTVELDRPRRATELNSNPHFRGLRNAVTNYLVAVRQKSRDDEAAKSVVPKIELPNLQPRSLALPRKATMNSPLVSK
- a CDS encoding ABC transporter ATP-binding protein, which translates into the protein MAGYVEMYRLGKTYDTPNGPAVIVEDFNLNMTLGEYVCLLGHSGCGKSTVLSMVAGLNPISEGGIVVANHEIEGPGPDRGVVFQSPCLMPWMTAMDNVMLGVNQVYPHGTKAEKRDIAAYYLTLVGLGSSLTKRASELSQGMQQRVGIARAFALKPKMLLLDEPFGMLDSLTRMELQEILLEILSRDKITTLMITHDVDEALFMSDRVVMMTNGPRASVGKIFDVPFDRPRVRADVIDHPDYYDYRADMIGFLEEQDHKKMKENAAKLEAAKELQEQS
- a CDS encoding GAF domain-containing protein, which gives rise to MIAQTDILTKSLLVDLRTFQVRDGRIVDHDDGCCARLASKSIATGMAEVLVGIDGEDDFGGAVSIPIYRGGEIVSTVVMAIAPKSAGVGVFEIWEPVEPYEEVRLRGGYFASLERFSNVSSYVRFEKGNGLPGQVWSLGKGIIHDNLPEHPGFLRAAGASAGLLQTAIGVPVLSENLMSAVVLISSAATPIARGYQVWLADEDGFVLDAAAYQAVVEEDRFAIGTKISAETPLIALARDCGGAVISGADEVTEMSRSGAGANLLGGLAIPFYSGEKMQSITALLF